Proteins co-encoded in one Kutzneria chonburiensis genomic window:
- a CDS encoding alpha-E domain-containing protein — translation MLARNAESLYWIGRYVERADDTARILDVSVHQLLEDATVNPDSESRQLLAVLGITPPDGASLDVWSLTELVAYSSANAGSIVASVTSARENTRGAREVVSTEMWECLNSMWNAVPERQRYARQVGPHAFFSFVEERAAMFAGLADSTMSRDDGWRFLVLGRSVERVDMIVRLLLSRSGDKASSPGWVTVLRSAGAHDTYLRTYRGAMDASRVVQFLLLDRLFPRSVFHALSQAEECLEHLEHAPGRRVGATAEASRLLGKARSDLEFLRISELMENLPRRLKSLQATVRDVGEAVSQQYFHSVPWVAWTNAEVGA, via the coding sequence GTGCTGGCTCGGAACGCGGAATCCCTGTACTGGATCGGCCGTTACGTCGAACGCGCCGACGACACCGCGCGCATTCTGGACGTGTCCGTGCACCAACTGCTGGAGGACGCGACCGTCAACCCCGACTCGGAAAGCCGGCAGCTGCTGGCCGTTCTCGGCATCACGCCGCCGGACGGCGCTTCGTTGGACGTGTGGTCGCTGACCGAGCTGGTGGCCTATTCGTCGGCCAACGCGGGATCCATCGTCGCCTCCGTGACCAGCGCCCGCGAGAACACCCGTGGCGCGCGGGAGGTTGTGTCGACGGAGATGTGGGAGTGCTTGAACAGCATGTGGAATGCCGTGCCGGAGCGGCAGCGCTACGCCCGTCAGGTCGGGCCGCACGCCTTCTTCTCCTTCGTCGAGGAGCGGGCCGCGATGTTCGCCGGGCTGGCCGATTCCACCATGAGCCGTGACGACGGCTGGCGGTTCCTCGTGTTGGGGCGGTCCGTGGAACGCGTGGACATGATCGTGCGGCTGCTGCTTTCCCGTTCCGGCGACAAGGCTTCTTCGCCCGGGTGGGTCACCGTGCTGCGGTCCGCCGGCGCGCATGACACGTACCTTCGGACCTATCGCGGGGCCATGGACGCTTCCCGTGTCGTGCAGTTCTTGTTGCTGGACAGGCTCTTTCCTCGCTCCGTGTTCCATGCCCTGTCCCAGGCCGAGGAATGCCTGGAGCACCTTGAGCACGCCCCCGGGCGGCGCGTCGGCGCCACCGCCGAGGCCTCCCGGCTGCTCGGCAAAGCCCGGAGCGACTTGGAGTTCCTGCGCATCTCCGAGCTCATGGAGAACCTGCCCCGGCGGCTGAAGTCCTTGCAGGCCACCGTTCGTGACGTCGGCGAGGCCGTGTCGCAGCAGTACTTCCACTCCGTGCCGTGGGTCGCCTGGACCAACGCGGAGGTGGGCGCATGA
- a CDS encoding transglutaminase N-terminal domain-containing protein: MSWRLRVTHTTQYRYASPVTQSYNEVRLTPRSDRRQNVVVSRVETHPATRAYRYSDYWGTTVTSFDLHAPHTELTVVGSSVVETGGEVSPVGGATWTDLRGEDVLDRYTEYLGWTSTSPATASSPPGPGNSAVVSVPWTPSMPPPLGSIPR; this comes from the coding sequence ATGAGCTGGCGACTTCGGGTCACGCACACCACCCAGTACCGCTACGCCTCGCCGGTTACCCAGTCGTACAACGAGGTTCGGCTCACCCCGCGCAGCGACCGGCGGCAGAACGTCGTCGTCAGCCGGGTCGAGACCCATCCCGCAACCCGGGCCTACCGGTACAGCGACTACTGGGGCACCACCGTCACCTCTTTCGACCTGCATGCCCCGCACACCGAGCTCACCGTCGTCGGGTCGTCCGTCGTCGAGACCGGCGGCGAGGTCTCTCCTGTCGGCGGCGCTACCTGGACCGACCTCCGCGGCGAGGACGTCCTCGACCGCTACACCGAGTACCTCGGTTGGACCTCTACGTCCCCCGCGACCGCGAGCTCGCCGCCCGGGCCCGGGAACTCCGCCGTGGTCTCAGTCCCGTGGACGCCGTCCATGCCGCCGCCGCTTGGGTCCATTCCCAGATGA